The proteins below are encoded in one region of Danio rerio strain Tuebingen ecotype United States chromosome 12, GRCz12tu, whole genome shotgun sequence:
- the aldoab gene encoding aldolase a, fructose-bisphosphate, b, with the protein MPHAYPFLSPDQKKELSDIAQRIVAPGKGILAADESTGSVAKRFQSINAENTEENRRLYRQLLFTADDRIKPCIGGVILFHETLYQKTDDGKLFSQLIKERGMVVGIKVDKGVVPLAGTNGETTTQGLDGLYERCAQYKKDGADFAKWRCVLKITPTTPSNLAIIENANVLARYASICQMHGIVPIVEPEILPDGDHDLKRCQYVTEKVLAAVYKALSDHHVYLEGTLLKPNMVTAGHSCSHKYSPQEIAMATVTALRRTVPPAVPGITFLSGGQSEEEASINLSTINQCPLSKPWALTFSYGRALQASALKAWGGKKENGKACQEEFVKRAVNNSAAAVGKYVSKGDTGAAAGESLFVANHAY; encoded by the exons ATGCCTCACGCTTATCCATTCCTGAGCCCTGATCAGAAGAAAGAGCTGAGTGACATTGCTCAGAGGATCGTTGCTCCGGGAAAGGGAATTCTTGCTGCCGATGAGTCCACAG GCAGCGTAGCAAAGCGTTTCCAGAGCATCAATGCTGAGAACACCGAGGAGAACAGACGTCTGTACCGGCAGCTGCTGTTCACCGCTGACGACCGCATCAAACCCTGCATCGGTGGAGTCATCCTCTTCCACGAGACCCTCTATCAGAAGACCGATGATGGCAAGCTTTTCTCTCAGCTGATTAAGGAGAGAGGCATGGTGGTGGGAATCAAGGTGGACAAGGGTGTTGTGCCTCTGGCCGGCACCAATGGAGAGACCACCACTCAGG GTCTGGATGGTCTGTACGAGCGTTGCGCTCAGTACAAAAAAGATGGTGCTGACTTCGCTAAATGGCGCTGTGTGTTGAAGATCACACCCACAACTCCATCCAATCTTGCCATTATTGAGAATGCCAATGTGCTCGCCCGCTACGCCAGCATCTGCCAGATG CATGGTATTGTACCCATCGTGGAGCCTGAGATCCTGCCTGATGGTGATCATGACCTGAAGAGATGCCAGTACGTGACGGAGAAGGTTCTGGCAGCGGTGTACAAGGCTCTTTCAGACCATCATGTGTATCTGGAGGGAACCCTGCTGAAGCCCAACATGGTGACGGCCGGTCACTCCTGCTCCCATAAATACTCACCTCAGGAGATCGCCATGGCTACTGTCACAGCCCTGCGCCGCACCGTTCCACCTGCTGTCCCCG GCATCACCTTCCTTTCTGGAGGCCAGAGCGAGGAGGAAGCTTCAATCAACCTGAGCACCATCAACCAGTGTCCGCTGAGCAAACCCTGGGCCCTCACCTTCTCCTACGGACGGGCCCTGCAGGCCTCCGCTCTTAAAGCCTGGGGAGGAAAGAAGGAGAATGGCAAGGCCTGCCAGGAGGAATTCGTCAAGAGAGCCGTG AACAACAGCGCAGCAGCTGTCGGTAAATACGTCTCCAAAGGAGACACCGGAGCAGCGGCAGGAGAGTCTCTGTTTGTGGCCAATCATGCTTATTAA